A genomic region of Bosea sp. 124 contains the following coding sequences:
- a CDS encoding TetR/AcrR family transcriptional regulator → MNLNSREKILAAAKRIAQAHGYGGLNFRDVADEVGIKAASVYHHFPSKADLGAAVARRYWEDTEASLEALLAEFPDPLHSLRHYPDTFRRALANGNRMCLGSFMAAEHDDLPDAVKREVETFSDINVAWLSRVLSTGSVIPPEASEKRARAIFAALAGAQLMARSRSDIALYDASIESYREAGLLPA, encoded by the coding sequence GTGAACTTGAATTCTCGGGAGAAGATCCTGGCGGCCGCCAAGCGCATCGCGCAGGCGCATGGCTATGGCGGGTTGAACTTTCGCGATGTCGCAGACGAGGTCGGCATCAAGGCCGCGAGCGTCTACCACCACTTCCCGAGCAAGGCCGATCTCGGTGCCGCGGTCGCGCGGCGATATTGGGAAGACACTGAGGCTTCGCTGGAGGCATTGCTGGCCGAATTCCCGGATCCCCTCCACAGCTTGCGGCACTATCCCGACACGTTTCGCCGGGCGCTGGCAAACGGCAACCGCATGTGCCTCGGCAGCTTCATGGCCGCCGAACATGACGACCTGCCGGACGCCGTGAAGCGGGAGGTCGAGACATTTTCCGACATCAACGTGGCCTGGCTGAGCCGCGTTCTGTCCACTGGCTCCGTGATCCCCCCTGAAGCGAGCGAAAAGCGGGCCCGCGCCATCTTCGCCGCCCTCGCGGGCGCCCAGCTCATGGCGAGAAGCCGCTCGGACATCGCGCTCTACGACGCATCGATCGAGAGCTATCGCGAGGCGGGCCTGCTGCCCGCCTAA
- a CDS encoding YcgN family cysteine cluster protein, with product MTGDRDPDDPFWRSTPLEAMSREQWESLCDGCGRCCLVKLQDEDTGAILATDIGCRLFDSQTCRCKDYPNRSIKVPDCVTLTPHDVRTLPWLPPTCAYRLVAEGRDLPWWHPLVSGDAETVVAAGVAVRGRVFASEDDVPDDDVPDRIVNWPLRWPKKARAR from the coding sequence ATGACCGGCGACCGAGACCCCGACGATCCATTCTGGCGCAGCACCCCGCTCGAGGCGATGAGCCGCGAGCAATGGGAATCGCTCTGCGACGGCTGCGGTCGCTGCTGCCTCGTCAAGCTGCAGGACGAGGACACCGGCGCGATCCTCGCGACAGATATCGGCTGCCGGCTGTTCGATTCGCAGACCTGCCGCTGCAAGGACTACCCCAACCGCTCGATCAAGGTGCCGGACTGCGTGACGCTGACGCCCCATGACGTCCGCACCCTGCCATGGCTGCCGCCGACCTGCGCCTATCGGCTGGTCGCCGAGGGTCGCGATCTGCCCTGGTGGCATCCGCTGGTCTCGGGCGATGCGGAGACGGTGGTTGCGGCCGGGGTCGCGGTTCGCGGCCGCGTCTTCGCCAGCGAGGACGATGTGCCCGACGATGACGTGCCCGACCGCATCGTCAACTGGCCGCTGCGCTGGCCCAAGAAGGCGAGAGCCCGCTGA